In the genome of Pseudoliparis swirei isolate HS2019 ecotype Mariana Trench chromosome 3, NWPU_hadal_v1, whole genome shotgun sequence, one region contains:
- the LOC130191632 gene encoding V-set and immunoglobulin domain-containing protein 10-like 2: protein MVARLLGLAFLLLASSRVTSKTLEVKVNPDWEVVYRDTSVSGVVGKAVILECGAGLPDLYIWSFTKPGTDAIKAVVYNLGKGTRIQQLAQTLGRLTVISNSAAVSIEKLPLAAHGLFTCQAFYDIEHEPKVFYYYVHLTVRVPVSKPYLLMSDVSPVEGSTMWMRCKLDNGTGPIRYVWQHETRGGNVSAFASGNTNVINVTNINRNHTGWYRCVASNDVNSERSNRLWLDTIFGPDLPQIDVTPYSITERGYSALERETVSLLCQAQSNPASQYVWFYNNSQVYTGPQLTITKILRMHTGEYACLAQNTYLNTRSKKTISLTVYYPPDGSPSCSVEPALNHTSVRLLCSWPGGFPSPSLRWTGPLARAGQEQAATGPQANPPAGAAILLPPGELTANSSSFTCMGSHVALKASTQCSTRTHIPPAEPVCLAYVTNNKQYLMLSCSWDGGAPKASVWWEGPGGQGEGGEANSNILILRYGTARNGKPYTCHAKHPHLVQTKTCRLTLEAPVLLTQRRVVSVYQGSDVKLTCNLRDNYLPVSEITWFNNQGVGIRDTSKYALMQTSAWANLTVRDADETQDSGEYRCSSSNAVGGTEINVTLVVKRHPMPPNATLINVMYNSRLRVEVELEWQVRRHTVGKLTPTATYLFRVTTANHRTVGHPSAAKTPAEPRYNVFPAVIGAAIGGMLLAAFLTALLLVYIIRNRNNTPRESLRQNDGAIVPLQHSQSRENINFPEDEVVGRSEGTEEIGGSSSSASPLSATRTASQAPPPGDDNEPVSVTITVNATGP, encoded by the exons ATGGTGGCCCGACTGCTAGGGCTGGCCTTCCTGCTTCTAGCTTCCAGCCGGGTCACCTCGAAGACGCTCG aGGTGAAGGTCAATCCCGACTGGGAGGTTGTGTACCGGGACACCAGTGTGTCCGGGGTGGTGGGTAAGGCGGTGATCCTGGAGTGCGGCGCCGGCCTACCGGACCTGTACATCTGGAGCTTCACCAAACCCGGAACCGACGCCATAAAGGCCGTGGTGTACAATCTGGGGAAAGGAACGAGGATCCAGCAGCTGGCCCAGACGCTCGGACGTCTCACGGTCATCTCCAACAGCGCCGCCGTGAGCATCGAGAAGCTGCCTCTGGCTGCACACGGCCTCTTCACCTGCCAGGCCTTCTACGACATCGAGCACGAGCCCAAGGTCTTCTACTACTACGTGCACCTCACTGTCCGAG TCCCCGTCAGTAAGCCGTACCTCCTGATGAGCGACGTGTCCCCGGTGGAGGGCTCCACCATGTGGATGCGCTGCAAGCTGGACAACGGGACCGGACCGATCCGGTACGTGTGGCAGCACGAGACGCGCGGCGGCAACGTTTCCGCCTTCGCGAGCGGCAACACGAACGTGATCAACGTGACCAACATCAACCGCAACCACACGGGCTGGTACCGCTGCGTGgccagcaacgacgtcaacagCGAGCGCTCCAACCGGCTGTGGCTGGACACCATCT TTGGCCCGGACCTCCCCCAGATAGACGTGACTCCGTACAGCATCACAGAGCGGGGCTACTCGgccctggagagagagactgtttCTTTACTGTGTCAAGCCCAGTCCAACCCGGCCAGTCAGTACGTCTGGTTCTACAACAACTCCCAGGTCTACACCGGGCCCCAGTTGACCATCACCAAGATCCTCCGCATGCACACCGGCGAATACGCCTGCTTGGCGCAGAACACGTACCTCAACACCCGCTCCAAAAAAACCATCAGCCTGACTGTCTACT ACCCCCCCGACGGCTCCCCCTCCTGCTCTGTGGAGCCGGCTCTGAATCACACTTCTGTGAGGCTGCTCTGCTCCTGGCCCGGTGggttcccctccccctccctccgctGGACCGGACCCCTAGCCAGAGCGGGACAAGAGCAGGCCGCCACAGGGCCGCAAGCGAATCCACCGGCCGGCGCCGCCATCTTGCTGCCACCCGGTGAACTGACCGCCAACAGCAGCTCGTTCACTTGCATGGGCTCCCACGTGGCCCTCAAAGCATCGACCCAGTGCAGCACGCGCACAC ACATCCCCCCTGCAGAGCCGGTGTGTTTGGCCTACGTGACGAACAATAAACAGTATCTGATGCTGTCCTGCTCCTGGGACGGCGGGGCCCCGAAGGCCTCGGTGTGGTGGGAGGGCCCCGGCGGCCAGGGCGAAGGCGGCGAAGCGAACTCCAACATCCTGATCCTTCGCTACGGCACCGCCCGCAACGGGAAGCCCTACACCTGCCACGCCAAGCATCCGCACCTGGTCCAAACCAAGACCTGCCGGCTCACACTGG AGGCTCCTGTGTTGCTGACGCAGCGTCGAGTCGTGTCCGTGTACCAGGGCAGCGACGTGAAGCTCACCTGCAACCTGAGAGACAACTACCTGCCCGTCAGTGAGATCACCTGGTttaacaatcagggcgtgggcATCCGAGACACCTCCAAGTACGCGCTGATGCAAACGTCTGCGTGGGCCAATCTGACCGTGAGAGACGCGGATGAGACTCAGGACAGTGGCGAGTACCGGTGCTCCAGCTCCAACGCAGTGGGAGGAACGGAGATCAACGTCACGTTGGTGGTGAAGA GACACCCCATGCCACCCAATGCCACCCTGATCAACGTGATGTACAACAGCCGACTgcgtgtggaggtggagctggagtggCAG GTCAGGAGACACACCGTAGGGAAACTGACGCCGACCGCCACGTACCTGTTCCGCGTCACGACCGCCAACCACCGCACCGTCGGCCATCCCTCCGCCGCGAAGACTCCAG CGGAGCCGCGCTACAACGTGTTCCCGGCGGTGATCGGAGCGGCGATCGGCGGGATGCTCCTCGCGGCCTTCCTCACGGCGCTGCTGCTCGTCTACATCATCCGCAACCGCAACAACACGCCGCGTGAGTCCCTCAGGCAGAACGACGGAGCCATTGTCCCCTT gCAGCACAGCCAGTCGAGGGAAAACATCAACTTTCCAGAGGATGAAGTGGTCGGCAGGTCGGAGGGAACGGAGGAGATCGGTGGCTCCTCCAGTTCAG CATCGCCCCTCAGTGCCACCCGCACCGCCagccaagccccgccccctggagaCGACAACGAGCCCGTCAGCGTCACGATCACAGTCAACGCGACAGGACCAtag
- the LOC130209816 gene encoding nectin-1-like isoform X1 yields MDGTGFWRFLITTCVIPGIHGQTVEMDDGKWGYAGSKVDLRCRFVNSLPPVKISQVTWQKLVNGTKQNVAIANPSLGVSVAPPYRDRVAFKNGAVRRRTPTLEDTTITFSSLRLSDESSYICEYTTFPAGNRENTVNLTVYVRPTTRMSLSTPTLVARSSNLKIPVATCISANGKPAGSIKCVFRGRKKEVFPLLNSPFSFKNVSFPTALRRADPKHPRISVSLRWETRTPGEATTREYRNSDGTFTVQSEYVLVPSRETHKETLTCVTTYNQEVFTDSVTLDVQYEPDVSVDGFDGNWYLNRENVQLSCRADANPAVSLFQWRRVNGSIPNNADIRDNVLTLKGPVTYDMQGIYVCDATNSIGTRSGSVEISIIEKPLPQIAPGDVISVIALLLAAGVLMGITVTVLVLKIRSRKGSASNDSPSIRPCQPIRKRPADDIQHSGRFYEELPNPADYVSYRLARNTEDDPEPYSPPINAPQLSFLPQQPYPPPQPTTAAGGADTPSHTSSPPSHTAAIFKYPSVPVLCSPPPGVAAYTFPKEQYV; encoded by the exons ATGGACGGCACTGGATTTTGGAGATTCCTGATAACCACTTGTGTTATTCCAG GAATACATGGCCAGACTGTTGAAATGGATGATGGGAAGTGGGGCTACGCCGGCTCCAAGGTGGATCTCCGCTGTCGGTTCGTCAACAGCCTCCCGCCCGTCAAAATCTCTCAG GTGACGTGGCAGAAGCTGGTGAACGGCACCAAGCAGAACGTGGCCATCGCCAACCCCTCGCTGGGCGTGTCCGTGGCGCCGCCGTACAGGGACCGCGTGGCCTTCAAGAACGGAGCGGTGAGGCGACGGACCCCGACGCTGGAAGACACCACCATCACCTTCTCCTCGCTCCGCCTCTCCGACGAGTCCAGCTACATCTGCGAATACACCACCTTCCCCGCGGGTAACCGGGAAAACACCGTCAACCTCACCGTCTACG TTCGGCCAACCACTCGGATGAGTCTATCCACACCGACGCTGGTGGCGCGGTCCTCCAATCTCAAAATCCCGGTGGCCACCTGCATCTCCGCCAACGGAAAGCCGGCCGGCTCCATCAAGTGTGTGTTtcgtggaagaaaaaaagaagtgtttcCTCTCTTGAATTCACCcttttcctttaaaaatgtttcttttccgACCGCATTACGACGAGCCGATCCAAAGCATCCGCGTATCTCTGTGTCCCTCAGGTGGGAGACGAGGACGCCGGGAGAAGCGACCACCCGAGAGTACAGGAACTCCGACGGGACGTTCACCGTTCAGAGTGAATACGTCTTGGTGCCcagcagagaaacacacaaGGAGACGCTCACCTGCGTCACCACCTACAACCAGGAGGTCTTCACCGACAGCGTCACCCTCGACGTTCAGT ATGAGCCAGATGTTTCTGTGGATGGGTTTGATGGAAACTGGTACCTGAACCGAGAGAACGTCCAGCTGAGCTGCCGAGCTGACGCCAACCCGGCGGTCTCTCTGTTTCAGTGGAGACG GGTTAACGGCTCCATACCAAACAACGCTGACATCCGCGACAACGTCCTGacccttaaagggccggtaacGTACGACATGCAGGGCATCTATGTGTGTGATGCCACCAACAGCATCGGGACGCGATCGGGCTCTGTGGAGATCAGCATTATCG AAAAGCCTCTACCGCAGATCGcacctggtgatgtcatcagtgtgATTGCCTTATTACTGGCTGCTGGAGTTCTCATGGGCATCACTGTCACCGTCCTGGTGCTCAAAATAAGAAGCCGAAAAGGCAGCGCCTC AAATGACTCTCCGTCCATAAGGCCGTGCCAGCCGATCAGGAAAAGACCAGCGGATGATATCCAG CATTCGGGCCGGTTTTACGAAGAGCTTCCCAACCCGGCCGACTACGTGAGCTACCGGCTGGCCCGCAACACGGAGGACGACCCGGAGCCGTACTCCCCGCCCATCAACGCGCCTCAGCTGTCCTTCCTGCCCCAGCAGCCctacccccccccacagccGACCACCGCGGCCGGCGGCGCCGACACGCCGAGTCacacctcgtctcctccgtctcacaCCGCCGCCATCTTTAAATACCCCTCCGTCCCAGTGTTGTGTTCCCCTCCCCCGGGAGTGGCGGCGTACACTTTTCCCAAAGAGCAGTACGTGTGA
- the LOC130209816 gene encoding nectin-1-like isoform X2, whose protein sequence is MDGTGFWRFLITTCVIPGIHGQTVEMDDGKWGYAGSKVDLRCRFVNSLPPVKISQVTWQKLVNGTKQNVAIANPSLGVSVAPPYRDRVAFKNGAVRRRTPTLEDTTITFSSLRLSDESSYICEYTTFPAGNRENTVNLTVYVRPTTRMSLSTPTLVARSSNLKIPVATCISANGKPAGSIKWETRTPGEATTREYRNSDGTFTVQSEYVLVPSRETHKETLTCVTTYNQEVFTDSVTLDVQYEPDVSVDGFDGNWYLNRENVQLSCRADANPAVSLFQWRRVNGSIPNNADIRDNVLTLKGPVTYDMQGIYVCDATNSIGTRSGSVEISIIEKPLPQIAPGDVISVIALLLAAGVLMGITVTVLVLKIRSRKGSASNDSPSIRPCQPIRKRPADDIQHSGRFYEELPNPADYVSYRLARNTEDDPEPYSPPINAPQLSFLPQQPYPPPQPTTAAGGADTPSHTSSPPSHTAAIFKYPSVPVLCSPPPGVAAYTFPKEQYV, encoded by the exons ATGGACGGCACTGGATTTTGGAGATTCCTGATAACCACTTGTGTTATTCCAG GAATACATGGCCAGACTGTTGAAATGGATGATGGGAAGTGGGGCTACGCCGGCTCCAAGGTGGATCTCCGCTGTCGGTTCGTCAACAGCCTCCCGCCCGTCAAAATCTCTCAG GTGACGTGGCAGAAGCTGGTGAACGGCACCAAGCAGAACGTGGCCATCGCCAACCCCTCGCTGGGCGTGTCCGTGGCGCCGCCGTACAGGGACCGCGTGGCCTTCAAGAACGGAGCGGTGAGGCGACGGACCCCGACGCTGGAAGACACCACCATCACCTTCTCCTCGCTCCGCCTCTCCGACGAGTCCAGCTACATCTGCGAATACACCACCTTCCCCGCGGGTAACCGGGAAAACACCGTCAACCTCACCGTCTACG TTCGGCCAACCACTCGGATGAGTCTATCCACACCGACGCTGGTGGCGCGGTCCTCCAATCTCAAAATCCCGGTGGCCACCTGCATCTCCGCCAACGGAAAGCCGGCCGGCTCCATCAA GTGGGAGACGAGGACGCCGGGAGAAGCGACCACCCGAGAGTACAGGAACTCCGACGGGACGTTCACCGTTCAGAGTGAATACGTCTTGGTGCCcagcagagaaacacacaaGGAGACGCTCACCTGCGTCACCACCTACAACCAGGAGGTCTTCACCGACAGCGTCACCCTCGACGTTCAGT ATGAGCCAGATGTTTCTGTGGATGGGTTTGATGGAAACTGGTACCTGAACCGAGAGAACGTCCAGCTGAGCTGCCGAGCTGACGCCAACCCGGCGGTCTCTCTGTTTCAGTGGAGACG GGTTAACGGCTCCATACCAAACAACGCTGACATCCGCGACAACGTCCTGacccttaaagggccggtaacGTACGACATGCAGGGCATCTATGTGTGTGATGCCACCAACAGCATCGGGACGCGATCGGGCTCTGTGGAGATCAGCATTATCG AAAAGCCTCTACCGCAGATCGcacctggtgatgtcatcagtgtgATTGCCTTATTACTGGCTGCTGGAGTTCTCATGGGCATCACTGTCACCGTCCTGGTGCTCAAAATAAGAAGCCGAAAAGGCAGCGCCTC AAATGACTCTCCGTCCATAAGGCCGTGCCAGCCGATCAGGAAAAGACCAGCGGATGATATCCAG CATTCGGGCCGGTTTTACGAAGAGCTTCCCAACCCGGCCGACTACGTGAGCTACCGGCTGGCCCGCAACACGGAGGACGACCCGGAGCCGTACTCCCCGCCCATCAACGCGCCTCAGCTGTCCTTCCTGCCCCAGCAGCCctacccccccccacagccGACCACCGCGGCCGGCGGCGCCGACACGCCGAGTCacacctcgtctcctccgtctcacaCCGCCGCCATCTTTAAATACCCCTCCGTCCCAGTGTTGTGTTCCCCTCCCCCGGGAGTGGCGGCGTACACTTTTCCCAAAGAGCAGTACGTGTGA